In one Gracilinanus agilis isolate LMUSP501 chromosome 6, AgileGrace, whole genome shotgun sequence genomic region, the following are encoded:
- the LOC123252596 gene encoding vomeronasal type-1 receptor 1-like, with product MDSHKEGPETIYLTLLLLGVLGNIFLLYLHSPKVYHWSEKKILIRMIIINLALAHILMIIFRGIPVIISVWGWKSFLADLVGKILTYFITVTRGVSLCSTCLLSVFQAITISPNCPMWVEVKIRAPKCIGACSLFCWIFNILIHIIVATNINDVRNSSKEGWKLGHNSFDFHTSNTIKILIWKSFFDALFLSLMICTSAYMVFFLYRHNKRIQHIHSISLSHKASPEIRATKAILMLVVTFVSFNTASSPFIIYIVSTEAMRHWGIRFTVALSLFYPIVSPFMLMQIDTQRPKSSCVLLNLKRC from the coding sequence ATGGACTCTCATAAAGAAGGTCCAGAGACTATTTACTTAACCCTGCTTTTACTTGGAGTTCTAGGGAACATATTTCTTCTTTACCTACATAGCCCTAAAGTTTATCACTggtcagagaaaaaaatactcaTTAGAATGATAATCATCAACTTGGCTTTAGCTCATATCCTAATGATTATTTTCAGAGGAATCCCTGTAATAATAAGTGTATGGGGGTGGAAATCTTTCTTGGCTGACTTAGTTGGTAAAATTTTAACTTACTTCATAACAGTGACCCGTGGTGTGTCCCTTTGCAGCACTTGCCTACTGAGTGTCTTCCAGGCTATCACCATCAGTCCCAACTGTCCCATGTGGGTAGAGGTCAAAATTAGGGCCCCCAAATGTATTGGTGCCTGCTCCTTGTTCTGCTGGATTTTCAATATTCTGATACATATCATTGTGGCTACAAATATAAATGACGTGAGGAACAGCAGTAAAGAAGGATGGAAGCTCGGGCACAACTCTTTTGACTTTCATACctcaaatactataaaaattctAATTTGGAAGTCATTTTTTGATGCTCTCTTCTTGAGTCTCATGATCTGCACCAGTGCCTATATGGTGTTTTTCCTGTACAGACACAATAAGCGAATCCAACATATTCATAGCATCAGCCTCTCCCATAAAGCCTCCCCAGAGATCAGAGCCACCAAAGCCATCCTGATGCTGGTGGTCACATTTGTCTCCTTCAATACAGCCAGTTCCCCTTTCATCATCTATATAGTATCTACTGAGGCAATGAGGCACTGGGGGATACGTTTCACTGTTGCCCTATCTCTGTTTTATCCAATAGTTAGTCCCTTTATGCTGATGCAAATTGACACCCAGAGACCCAAATCTTCATGTGTTCTCTTAAATTTGAAAAGGTGCTGA